A genomic stretch from Sphaerodactylus townsendi isolate TG3544 linkage group LG15, MPM_Stown_v2.3, whole genome shotgun sequence includes:
- the NT5C3B gene encoding 7-methylguanosine phosphate-specific 5'-nucleotidase, with translation MVPELEKATVRMEDAEQVKNIISRLRKGGPDQLQVISDFDMTLTRFGFNGQRCPTSHNIIDNSRIISEEGKKKLADLLHYYYPIEIDPYRIVEDKLPLMVEWWTKAHSVLSQQKILKSDIPQMVKESDVMLRDGINVFFDQLYQSRVPLFIFSAGVGDILEEIIHQAGVFHPNVNVVSNYMDFDDCGVLRGFKEPLIHTYNKNNTVLENTDYFQQLCTRTNILLLGDSMGDLSMADGVANVENILRVGFLNDRIEERREKYVEAYDVVLEKDETMDVPNGILRFILAKT, from the exons ATG GTGCCTGAGCTGGAGAAAGCCACTGTCCGGATGGAAGATGCTGAACAagtgaaaaatattatttcaagGCTCAGAAAAGGGGGACCGGACCAACTTCAG GTAATTTCTGATTTTGACATGACTCTCACTCGGTTTGGGTTCAATGGACAACGCTGCCCCACCTCGCACA ATATAATAGATAACAGCCGGATCATCAGTGAAGAAGGCAAGAAAAAG CTAGCAGATCTGCTCCACTATTACTATCCTATTGAAATTGACCCCTACCGGATTGTGGAAGATAAACTGCCCCTCATGGTTGAATG GTGGACCAAGGCCCACAGTGTCCTCTCACAGCAGAAGATTCTGAAAAGTGACATCCCCCAGATGGTGAAAGAATCAGACGTCATGCTCAG AGATGGCATCAATGTTTTCTTCGACCAGCTGTACCAGAGCCGGGTTCCCCTGTTCATCTTCTCTGCCGGGGTGGGCGATATTCTGGAGGAGATCATCCATCAGGCTGGCGTCTTCCACCCCAATGTCAACGTGGTCTCCAACTATATGGACTTTGATGACTGT GGAGTCCTGAGGGGGTTCAAAGAGCCCTTGATCCACACCTACAACAAGAACAACACCGTTCTGGAGAACACAGACTATTTCCAGCAGCTATGCACGAGGACCAACATCTTACTTCTCGGGGACTCTATGGGTGACCTCAGTATGGCCGATGGGGTTGCCAATGTAGAGAACATCCTCCGAGTTGGCTTCCTGAATGACAGA ATTGAGGAACGTCGAGAAAAGTACGTTGAGGCTTACGATGTTGTGCTGGAGAAGGACGAGACGATGGACGTGCCCAATGGCATTCTCCGGTTCATCCTGGCCAAAACCTGA